One Temnothorax longispinosus isolate EJ_2023e chromosome 8, Tlon_JGU_v1, whole genome shotgun sequence genomic region harbors:
- the Tes gene encoding uncharacterized protein Tes isoform X1, with product MEEDMTNRPKWLLELESRKRKPRLAHEAGAGAPCTNCNSACPGLDLHFWRKICKNCKCGRDDHDVDDDEFPQFDLLLGPSLGKFKKKSMRLQVNNKKQNDGETTFEWVPPDTTKELAVDYMKALPAEKLPIKGSVGAVLRRQLLQKQLPLHDIDFKVCDELSEQEQKQFEKYLENIKRYVGQGKVMKMFGARPFDRSLMTPVNATDMQKCSPQHKSHSHVSSTGVQLRTPSSFAVKGPYARHPYEVQNKRDASTVINNDEVSSTKEYNYTLDNVSANSSIARSQPIEGKLTCENFQRVHAHDTVSVKGIDGKIVNSSILTHFAEQEIVSARERHAFGNYIPPHGGDAFEGGHGETRCLNDTASYIAHPEDAHNDKTAFIAESMLADALLPPSAIHANDIIGSTLDEKGLTFIREKLADKYNVAENPVAMRAVSKSLRPLDTSNTSYPRSGGVKENDTPAGVGIRYAERTENIIAAAKNPFETAEIITPLEAERKMYKPLSEVIESTILPASSTNVNERKRCGAGGLLSNSKVANNDSLVTDTTKASITESIVDPLSSKRISTDPTFPTSNLSTQAPDSQKPIDAKSNSLQVELSSGILQPSLIHSEQLQNQVFPHIVGNLNEQCVQYTQLADRLKDTIESLKLDSTRVHECEKCHEDIRVGDVVVIAEKANNASWHPGCFVCSVCNELLVDLVYFYYKNKLYCGRDLAAFLGIPRCFACDELIFVREYTVAEGHNYHVKHFCCWDCDVPLAGQQYITENDRPLCLPCYKKSYAKTCAACNVVIAADQQGVAIKNLNFHATEVCFCCYSCKRNLLNGRMAIKKDKLFCSKECIAKFFN from the exons ATGGAAGAAGACATGACAAATCGCCCAAAGTGGCTGTTGGAACTGGAAAGTCGTAAGCGGAAG CCACGTTTAGCGCACGAAGCTGGAGCTGGTGCACCATGCACAAACTGTAATTCCGCGTGTCCTGGTCTCGATCTCCATTTCTGGCGAAAAATTTGCAAGAATTGCAAATGCGGTCGAGATGATCACGATGTCGATGATGATGAATTCCCGCAATTTGATCTGCTACTTGGACCAAGCCTTGGAAAGTTTAAAAAGAAGTCCATGc GTTTGcaagtaaataataagaaacaaaACGATGGTGAAACTACATTCGAGTGGGTGCCGCCAGATACAACTAAAGAACTTGCTGTGGATTATATGAAAGCTTTGCCTGCGGAGAAATTGCCGATTAAAGGATCCGTCGGTGCTGTTTTGAGAAGGCAATTGTTACAGAAACAACTTCCCCTTCATGATATCGATTTTAAAGTCTGTGATGAACTTAGCGAACAGGAGCAGaaacaatttgaaaaatatttagagaatATAAAGAGATATGTAGGACAAGGCAAAGTGATGAAG atgTTCGGTGCTCGTCCATTTGATCGTTCTCTCATGACACCTGTCAATGCAACCGATATGCAAAAGTGCAGTCCACAGCATAAATCTCATTCTCATGTATCTTCCACTGGTGTTCAATTACGTACACCGAGTAGCTTTGCTGTAAAAGGTCCGTATGCGAGGCATCCGTATGAAGTTCAAAATAAACGAGACGCTTCTACAGTCATAAATAACGATGAGGTATCTAGTACAAAGGAGTATAACTATACCCTAGACAATGTGTCTGCCAACAGCAGTATCGCGAGATCGCAACCAATCGAAGGAAAATTGACTTGtgagaatttccaacgtgtaCACGCGCACGATACTGTATCGGTAAAAGGTATAGATGGCAAGATAGTTAATTCTTCGATTCTTACACATTTCGCTGAGCAAGAAATCGTATCCGCTCGCGAGAGGCATGCTTTCGGAAATTACATTCCTCCTCACGGAGGAGACGCTTTCGAAGGAGGACACGGAGAAACGCGATGCCTGAACGATACCGCGTCGTACATCGCGCATCCAGAAGATGCGCATAACGACAAGACGGCTTTCATCGCGGAATCCATGCTGGCGGACGCGCTTCTTCCGCCCAGTGCGATACACGCCAACGATATTATCGGAAGCACACTGGACGAAAAAGGATTGACGTTTATAAGGGAGAAGCTCGCCGATAAATATAACGTCGCGGAGAATCCAGTCGCGATGCGCGCTGTTTCCAAATCGCTCCGACCGTTAGACACGAGTAATACATCGTATCCGCGTAGCGGAGGAGTCAAGGAAAACGATACTCCCGCAGGTGTCGGCATCAGGTACGCAGAGAGAACGGAGAATATTATCGCTGCTGCGAAGAACCCTTTCGAAACGGCAGAGATAATCACTCCTTTAGaagcagagagaaagatgTATAAACCTCTGTCTGAAGTAATCGAATCGACCATTCTACCTGCCAGTAGTACCAATGTAAACGAACGAAAGCGATGCGGCGCGGGCGGTTTGTTATCGAATAGCAAAGTGGCGAATAACGATTCGCTGGTGACGGATACAACTAAAGCCTCAATTACGGAAAGCATTGTGGATCCATTATCGAGCAAACGCATTTCCACAGATCCTACTTTTCCCACGTCGAACCTATCAACGCAAGCTCCTGATTCGCAAAAGCCTATCGATGCAAAATCCAATTCGTTGCAAGTCGAGTTGAGTAGTGGGATCCTGCAACCGTCCCTCATACATTCTGAACAGTTGCAAAATCAAGTGTTTCCTCACATCGTTGGAAACTTGAACGAACAATGTGTACAGTATACGCAACTTGCGGACCGTCTAAAAGATACCATTGAGAGCTTAAAGCTGGACTCGACAAGAGTGCACGAGTGCGAAAAATGCCACGAGGACATACGCGTCGGCGACGTAGTCGTAATCGCGGAGAAGGCCAATAACGCATCCTGGCACCCTGGCTGTTTCGTTTGTTCGGTATGCAACGAATTGCTGGTGGAcctcgtatatttttattacaagaatAAATTGTATTGCGGAAGAGACTTGGCTGCATTTCTAGGAATTCCTCGATGTTTCGCTTGCGACGAG TTGATCTTTGTACGGGAGTACACGGTTGCGGAAGGGCATAATTATCACGTGAAGCATTTTTGTTGCTGGGACTGTGACGTACCATTGGCTGGGCAACAATACATTACCGAAAACGATCGACCATTGTGTCTGCcttgttataaaaaatcatatgCAAAAACATGCGCCGCTTGCAATGTAGTGATTGCCGCCGATCAACAAGGAGtagctataaaaaatttaaactttcaCGCGACTGAAGTTTGCTTTTGCTGTTACAGCTGTAAGAGAAACTTACTGAACGGCAGAATGGcgataaagaaagataaattgtTTTGCAGTAAAGAGTGCATCGCAAAGTTTTTCAATTAg
- the LOC139817595 gene encoding uncharacterized protein isoform X2 — protein MVGSDHSETEEGDMDKLQLSSDSIDGILPRKRLRVENSEDDAELPAKKRQISSFDEQSRMIKDDNAEIISDKNNIDECNVKKEKYTLCPENEQTVQATSLNKSESDTDRENEEKRGDNVKRDNGNESPLDENNIALNNSPGERNVKKEIIENEDSPAQKPATNTHVMSILESKKVRMEGNKVDKEEIDETINEKEDSEKDEMGKQHTGKRRTVDTEVVDGLELSVEYASDKDDSSSESENEKDANPRPKTIIVKAEPNESELDCSSDREKSDSQRALADTLKIKSEKTRGKRRDSRTSFSKLKVSDSEDSQNSTSDEDYSPRTKKKMKKSSPTAKKSSNKHRLVESKKGRGRGMRGTSHKKNTQCTSDEDEDATEAERADETTKAKNGIEEELSGKESSNKDESDNSEREERSTKGRRGRRSNAKPQDRHIQALKKYLSVAGVRVKCYNDIWADCKSNAAKIKRLKELLEKNGVSGRPTLEKCKRAREIREESELDTSNIISEGRVTRARRNMENVKKTPPDTPPRHREARNTFRRIQSVVDSDSE, from the exons ATGGTAGGATCTGATCACAGTGAAACTGAGGAAGGAGACATGGACAAATTGCAACTGTCGTCAGATTCTATAGACGGTATACTACCAAGGAAAAGGCTACGAGTAGAAAATTCTGAAGATGACGCAGAGTTACCTGCTAAAAAACGGCAAATAAGTTCCTTCGACGAACAATCAAGAATGATAAAAGATGACAACGCTGAAATTATTTCAGACAAAAACAATATAGACGAATGTAatgtaaagaaagaaaaatatacattgtgTCCAGAAAATGAGCAAACGGTACAAGCGACATCCCTGAATAAGTCTGAATCGGATACAGACAGGGAGAATGAAGAGAAACGGGGTGACAACGTGAAACGAGATAATGGGAATGAAAGCCCTTTAGATGAGAATAACATTGCTCTGAACAATAGTCCTGGAGAAAGAAATGTTAAGAaggaaattattgaaaatgag GACAGTCCAGCCCAAAAACCTGCTACAAATACACATGTAATGTCCATTCTTGAAAGCAAGAAAGTAAGAATGGAAGGCAATAAGGTAGATAAAGAAGAAATCGACGAAACGATAAATGAAAAGGAAGACAGCGAGAAGGATGAGATGGGGAAACAACATACCGGCAAAAGACGTACTGTGGACACAGAAGTGGTAGATGGACTGGAGCTTTCGGTTGAATATGCGAGTGACAAAGATGATTCGAGTTCTGAGAGCGAAAACGAAAAAGATGCAAATCCACGGCCAAAGACGATAATCGTCAAAGCCGAACCAAATGAGTCGGAACTAGACTGTTCGTCAGATAGAGAAAAGTCTGATTCGCAGCGAGCGCTCGCCGACACGTTGAAGATTAAATCAGAAAAGACCAGGGGGAAGAGAAGAGATTCGCGAACAAGTTTCAGTAAACTGAAGGTTTCTGACTCGGAGGATAGCCAGAACAGCACGTCCGATGAGGATTACAGTCCGCGAACAAAAAAGAAGATGAAAAAGTCATCTCCGACCGCGAAGAAGTCATCGAACAAACATCGCTTGGTTGAGTCAAAAAAAGGACGAGGTAGAGGTATGAGAGGAACGTCCCACAAGAAGAATACCCAATGTACATCCGACGAAGATGAAGACGCGACTGAAGCAGAGAGAGCAGATGAAACGACAAAAGCTAAAAATGGAATAGAGGAAGAATTATCAGGAAAGGAATCTTCGAATAAAGATGAAAGCGATAATTccgaaagagaagagagatctACGAAAGGTAGAAGGGGGAGACGTAGTAATGCT aaaccACAAGATAGACACATACAAGCgttgaagaaatatttaagtgtCGCTGGCGTGAGAGTAAAATGTTACAATGACATTTGGGCTGATTGTAAAAGTAACGCTGCAAAAATTAAGCGCCTAAAGGAATTGTTGGAAAAAAATGGCGTTAGTGGCAGGCCAACGTTGGAAAAATGTAAACGAGCGCGAGAAATAAGGGAGGAATCCGAACTGGACACGTCGAATATTATATCTGaag GAAGAGTTACGCGTGCACGAAGAAATATGGAAAACGTTAAGAAGACACCTCCGGACACGCCGCCGCGACATCGAGAGGCTCGTAATACGTTTAGGCGTATTCAATCTGTTGTTGATAGCGATTCGGAATAA
- the Tes gene encoding uncharacterized protein Tes isoform X2, giving the protein MTNRPKWLLELESRKRKPRLAHEAGAGAPCTNCNSACPGLDLHFWRKICKNCKCGRDDHDVDDDEFPQFDLLLGPSLGKFKKKSMRLQVNNKKQNDGETTFEWVPPDTTKELAVDYMKALPAEKLPIKGSVGAVLRRQLLQKQLPLHDIDFKVCDELSEQEQKQFEKYLENIKRYVGQGKVMKMFGARPFDRSLMTPVNATDMQKCSPQHKSHSHVSSTGVQLRTPSSFAVKGPYARHPYEVQNKRDASTVINNDEVSSTKEYNYTLDNVSANSSIARSQPIEGKLTCENFQRVHAHDTVSVKGIDGKIVNSSILTHFAEQEIVSARERHAFGNYIPPHGGDAFEGGHGETRCLNDTASYIAHPEDAHNDKTAFIAESMLADALLPPSAIHANDIIGSTLDEKGLTFIREKLADKYNVAENPVAMRAVSKSLRPLDTSNTSYPRSGGVKENDTPAGVGIRYAERTENIIAAAKNPFETAEIITPLEAERKMYKPLSEVIESTILPASSTNVNERKRCGAGGLLSNSKVANNDSLVTDTTKASITESIVDPLSSKRISTDPTFPTSNLSTQAPDSQKPIDAKSNSLQVELSSGILQPSLIHSEQLQNQVFPHIVGNLNEQCVQYTQLADRLKDTIESLKLDSTRVHECEKCHEDIRVGDVVVIAEKANNASWHPGCFVCSVCNELLVDLVYFYYKNKLYCGRDLAAFLGIPRCFACDELIFVREYTVAEGHNYHVKHFCCWDCDVPLAGQQYITENDRPLCLPCYKKSYAKTCAACNVVIAADQQGVAIKNLNFHATEVCFCCYSCKRNLLNGRMAIKKDKLFCSKECIAKFFN; this is encoded by the exons ATGACAAATCGCCCAAAGTGGCTGTTGGAACTGGAAAGTCGTAAGCGGAAG CCACGTTTAGCGCACGAAGCTGGAGCTGGTGCACCATGCACAAACTGTAATTCCGCGTGTCCTGGTCTCGATCTCCATTTCTGGCGAAAAATTTGCAAGAATTGCAAATGCGGTCGAGATGATCACGATGTCGATGATGATGAATTCCCGCAATTTGATCTGCTACTTGGACCAAGCCTTGGAAAGTTTAAAAAGAAGTCCATGc GTTTGcaagtaaataataagaaacaaaACGATGGTGAAACTACATTCGAGTGGGTGCCGCCAGATACAACTAAAGAACTTGCTGTGGATTATATGAAAGCTTTGCCTGCGGAGAAATTGCCGATTAAAGGATCCGTCGGTGCTGTTTTGAGAAGGCAATTGTTACAGAAACAACTTCCCCTTCATGATATCGATTTTAAAGTCTGTGATGAACTTAGCGAACAGGAGCAGaaacaatttgaaaaatatttagagaatATAAAGAGATATGTAGGACAAGGCAAAGTGATGAAG atgTTCGGTGCTCGTCCATTTGATCGTTCTCTCATGACACCTGTCAATGCAACCGATATGCAAAAGTGCAGTCCACAGCATAAATCTCATTCTCATGTATCTTCCACTGGTGTTCAATTACGTACACCGAGTAGCTTTGCTGTAAAAGGTCCGTATGCGAGGCATCCGTATGAAGTTCAAAATAAACGAGACGCTTCTACAGTCATAAATAACGATGAGGTATCTAGTACAAAGGAGTATAACTATACCCTAGACAATGTGTCTGCCAACAGCAGTATCGCGAGATCGCAACCAATCGAAGGAAAATTGACTTGtgagaatttccaacgtgtaCACGCGCACGATACTGTATCGGTAAAAGGTATAGATGGCAAGATAGTTAATTCTTCGATTCTTACACATTTCGCTGAGCAAGAAATCGTATCCGCTCGCGAGAGGCATGCTTTCGGAAATTACATTCCTCCTCACGGAGGAGACGCTTTCGAAGGAGGACACGGAGAAACGCGATGCCTGAACGATACCGCGTCGTACATCGCGCATCCAGAAGATGCGCATAACGACAAGACGGCTTTCATCGCGGAATCCATGCTGGCGGACGCGCTTCTTCCGCCCAGTGCGATACACGCCAACGATATTATCGGAAGCACACTGGACGAAAAAGGATTGACGTTTATAAGGGAGAAGCTCGCCGATAAATATAACGTCGCGGAGAATCCAGTCGCGATGCGCGCTGTTTCCAAATCGCTCCGACCGTTAGACACGAGTAATACATCGTATCCGCGTAGCGGAGGAGTCAAGGAAAACGATACTCCCGCAGGTGTCGGCATCAGGTACGCAGAGAGAACGGAGAATATTATCGCTGCTGCGAAGAACCCTTTCGAAACGGCAGAGATAATCACTCCTTTAGaagcagagagaaagatgTATAAACCTCTGTCTGAAGTAATCGAATCGACCATTCTACCTGCCAGTAGTACCAATGTAAACGAACGAAAGCGATGCGGCGCGGGCGGTTTGTTATCGAATAGCAAAGTGGCGAATAACGATTCGCTGGTGACGGATACAACTAAAGCCTCAATTACGGAAAGCATTGTGGATCCATTATCGAGCAAACGCATTTCCACAGATCCTACTTTTCCCACGTCGAACCTATCAACGCAAGCTCCTGATTCGCAAAAGCCTATCGATGCAAAATCCAATTCGTTGCAAGTCGAGTTGAGTAGTGGGATCCTGCAACCGTCCCTCATACATTCTGAACAGTTGCAAAATCAAGTGTTTCCTCACATCGTTGGAAACTTGAACGAACAATGTGTACAGTATACGCAACTTGCGGACCGTCTAAAAGATACCATTGAGAGCTTAAAGCTGGACTCGACAAGAGTGCACGAGTGCGAAAAATGCCACGAGGACATACGCGTCGGCGACGTAGTCGTAATCGCGGAGAAGGCCAATAACGCATCCTGGCACCCTGGCTGTTTCGTTTGTTCGGTATGCAACGAATTGCTGGTGGAcctcgtatatttttattacaagaatAAATTGTATTGCGGAAGAGACTTGGCTGCATTTCTAGGAATTCCTCGATGTTTCGCTTGCGACGAG TTGATCTTTGTACGGGAGTACACGGTTGCGGAAGGGCATAATTATCACGTGAAGCATTTTTGTTGCTGGGACTGTGACGTACCATTGGCTGGGCAACAATACATTACCGAAAACGATCGACCATTGTGTCTGCcttgttataaaaaatcatatgCAAAAACATGCGCCGCTTGCAATGTAGTGATTGCCGCCGATCAACAAGGAGtagctataaaaaatttaaactttcaCGCGACTGAAGTTTGCTTTTGCTGTTACAGCTGTAAGAGAAACTTACTGAACGGCAGAATGGcgataaagaaagataaattgtTTTGCAGTAAAGAGTGCATCGCAAAGTTTTTCAATTAg
- the LOC139817595 gene encoding uncharacterized protein isoform X1, which translates to MVGSDHSETEEGDMDKLQLSSDSIDGILPRKRLRVENSEDDAELPAKKRQISSFDEQSRMIKDDNAEIISDKNNIDECNVKKEKYTLCPENEQTVQATSLNKSESDTDRENEEKRGDNVKRDNGNESPLDENNIALNNSPGERNVKKEIIENEDSPAQKPATNTHVMSILESKKVRMEGNKVDKEEIDETINEKEDSEKDEMGKQHTGKRRTVDTEVVDGLELSVEYASDKDDSSSESENEKDANPRPKTIIVKAEPNESELDCSSDREKSDSQRALADTLKIKSEKTRGKRRDSRTSFSKLKVSDSEDSQNSTSDEDYSPRTKKKMKKSSPTAKKSSNKHRLVESKKGRGRGMRGTSHKKNTQCTSDEDEDATEAERADETTKAKNGIEEELSGKESSNKDESDNSEREERSTKGRRGRRSNAKPQDRHIQALKKYLSVAGVRVKCYNDIWADCKSNAAKIKRLKELLEKNGVSGRPTLEKCKRAREIREESELDTSNIISEGKYYKGRVTRARRNMENVKKTPPDTPPRHREARNTFRRIQSVVDSDSE; encoded by the exons ATGGTAGGATCTGATCACAGTGAAACTGAGGAAGGAGACATGGACAAATTGCAACTGTCGTCAGATTCTATAGACGGTATACTACCAAGGAAAAGGCTACGAGTAGAAAATTCTGAAGATGACGCAGAGTTACCTGCTAAAAAACGGCAAATAAGTTCCTTCGACGAACAATCAAGAATGATAAAAGATGACAACGCTGAAATTATTTCAGACAAAAACAATATAGACGAATGTAatgtaaagaaagaaaaatatacattgtgTCCAGAAAATGAGCAAACGGTACAAGCGACATCCCTGAATAAGTCTGAATCGGATACAGACAGGGAGAATGAAGAGAAACGGGGTGACAACGTGAAACGAGATAATGGGAATGAAAGCCCTTTAGATGAGAATAACATTGCTCTGAACAATAGTCCTGGAGAAAGAAATGTTAAGAaggaaattattgaaaatgag GACAGTCCAGCCCAAAAACCTGCTACAAATACACATGTAATGTCCATTCTTGAAAGCAAGAAAGTAAGAATGGAAGGCAATAAGGTAGATAAAGAAGAAATCGACGAAACGATAAATGAAAAGGAAGACAGCGAGAAGGATGAGATGGGGAAACAACATACCGGCAAAAGACGTACTGTGGACACAGAAGTGGTAGATGGACTGGAGCTTTCGGTTGAATATGCGAGTGACAAAGATGATTCGAGTTCTGAGAGCGAAAACGAAAAAGATGCAAATCCACGGCCAAAGACGATAATCGTCAAAGCCGAACCAAATGAGTCGGAACTAGACTGTTCGTCAGATAGAGAAAAGTCTGATTCGCAGCGAGCGCTCGCCGACACGTTGAAGATTAAATCAGAAAAGACCAGGGGGAAGAGAAGAGATTCGCGAACAAGTTTCAGTAAACTGAAGGTTTCTGACTCGGAGGATAGCCAGAACAGCACGTCCGATGAGGATTACAGTCCGCGAACAAAAAAGAAGATGAAAAAGTCATCTCCGACCGCGAAGAAGTCATCGAACAAACATCGCTTGGTTGAGTCAAAAAAAGGACGAGGTAGAGGTATGAGAGGAACGTCCCACAAGAAGAATACCCAATGTACATCCGACGAAGATGAAGACGCGACTGAAGCAGAGAGAGCAGATGAAACGACAAAAGCTAAAAATGGAATAGAGGAAGAATTATCAGGAAAGGAATCTTCGAATAAAGATGAAAGCGATAATTccgaaagagaagagagatctACGAAAGGTAGAAGGGGGAGACGTAGTAATGCT aaaccACAAGATAGACACATACAAGCgttgaagaaatatttaagtgtCGCTGGCGTGAGAGTAAAATGTTACAATGACATTTGGGCTGATTGTAAAAGTAACGCTGCAAAAATTAAGCGCCTAAAGGAATTGTTGGAAAAAAATGGCGTTAGTGGCAGGCCAACGTTGGAAAAATGTAAACGAGCGCGAGAAATAAGGGAGGAATCCGAACTGGACACGTCGAATATTATATCTGaaggtaaatattataaag GAAGAGTTACGCGTGCACGAAGAAATATGGAAAACGTTAAGAAGACACCTCCGGACACGCCGCCGCGACATCGAGAGGCTCGTAATACGTTTAGGCGTATTCAATCTGTTGTTGATAGCGATTCGGAATAA